A genome region from Bradyrhizobium sp. WSM1417 includes the following:
- a CDS encoding MSMEG_1061 family FMN-dependent PPOX-type flavoprotein: MTDLCAEDLATIYAQPSPRVIAKARPAIDAHAKKFIEMSPFCVLATSGADGSVDASPRGGGVGFVHVAGPNQLLMPDRSGNNRIDSFRNVVEGSGFVHLLFFVPGIDETLRVGGRGTLSADPDLLASMVEFGKSPRAVLNIAVSEVYFHCGKALMRSKLWSSEKVPRSVMPSIVEVVHEQTGLGEPQSQEIVEELYKTQL; the protein is encoded by the coding sequence GTGACTGATCTTTGCGCCGAAGACCTCGCCACCATCTATGCCCAGCCGAGCCCGCGCGTGATCGCGAAAGCGCGCCCCGCGATCGATGCGCACGCGAAGAAATTCATCGAGATGTCGCCGTTCTGCGTGCTCGCGACGTCGGGAGCCGACGGCAGCGTCGATGCCTCACCACGCGGCGGCGGCGTTGGCTTCGTCCACGTCGCCGGCCCCAACCAGCTGCTGATGCCTGATCGCTCCGGCAACAACCGGATCGACAGTTTTCGGAATGTGGTGGAGGGCTCGGGCTTCGTGCATCTGCTGTTCTTCGTCCCCGGCATCGACGAGACGCTGCGCGTCGGCGGCCGCGGTACGCTGTCGGCCGATCCGGACCTGCTCGCCTCGATGGTGGAGTTCGGCAAGTCGCCGCGCGCGGTGCTGAACATCGCCGTCAGCGAAGTCTATTTCCACTGCGGCAAGGCACTGATGCGCTCGAAGCTGTGGTCATCCGAGAAGGTGCCGCGCTCGGTAATGCCGAGCATCGTCGAGGTGGTCCACGAGCAGACCGGCCTTGGTGAGCCGCAGAGTCAGGAGATCGTGGAAGAGCTCTACAAGACGCAGTTGTAG
- a CDS encoding collagen-like protein: MADEPKRQGPQGPRGRQGEPGRPGPQGHPGKRGPDGARGKPGPQGKPGPIGKAGPLGKPGPQGKQGEAGPRGAAGAQGPVGPQGPAGPQGPRGEPGPPGPLPSIEQVLPWLDQLFDAWDERRRQREREAAEREALEAAVQETDDAPFGDEDDGSEGDHRKKKKKKKHGHKD, encoded by the coding sequence GTGGCAGACGAACCAAAACGGCAGGGACCTCAGGGACCGCGCGGACGGCAGGGCGAACCGGGGCGGCCGGGACCGCAGGGTCATCCAGGCAAGCGCGGGCCGGATGGCGCGCGTGGCAAGCCGGGTCCGCAGGGCAAGCCGGGTCCGATCGGGAAGGCTGGACCGCTGGGCAAGCCCGGTCCGCAAGGCAAGCAGGGCGAAGCCGGACCGCGCGGGGCGGCCGGTGCACAAGGACCTGTCGGACCGCAAGGACCGGCGGGGCCGCAAGGCCCGCGCGGCGAGCCCGGTCCGCCCGGCCCATTGCCGTCGATCGAGCAGGTGCTGCCGTGGCTCGATCAGCTGTTCGACGCCTGGGACGAGCGCCGCCGCCAGCGCGAGCGTGAAGCCGCCGAGCGCGAGGCGCTGGAAGCAGCCGTGCAGGAAACCGACGACGCGCCCTTCGGTGACGAGGACGACGGCAGCGAAGGCGATCACAGGAAAAAGAAGAAAAAGAAGAAGCACGGCCACAAGGACTGA
- a CDS encoding DUF2277 domain-containing protein translates to MCRNIKTLFNFEPEATEDEIHASALQFVRKLSGFNRPSQANEAAFDRAVAEVSEAARKLLTSLHTHAPARDRKVEAEKAKERSRLRFG, encoded by the coding sequence ATGTGCCGCAACATCAAGACGCTGTTTAACTTCGAGCCGGAGGCGACGGAGGATGAGATACACGCCAGCGCGCTCCAGTTCGTTCGAAAGCTGTCCGGCTTCAACAGACCGTCGCAGGCCAACGAGGCGGCCTTCGACCGTGCGGTGGCGGAGGTCTCGGAGGCTGCGCGAAAGCTCCTGACGTCGCTGCATACCCATGCTCCGGCGCGCGATCGTAAGGTCGAAGCGGAAAAGGCCAAGGAACGTTCGCGGCTGCGTTTCGGTTAG
- a CDS encoding DoxX family protein has product MAPANDRTRAVMRFVLAAFYIAAGIAHLRVPDKLLAMTPAWVPFATQLILITGVCEIAGAIALVTKPLRWWAGVALALYALCVWPANIKHALEGIDLPPIPTSWLYHGPRLALQPVLIWWALYCAGVIDWPRRRDKGDSDRAGR; this is encoded by the coding sequence ATGGCTCCTGCGAACGACCGAACGCGCGCGGTCATGCGCTTTGTGCTGGCAGCGTTCTACATCGCGGCTGGCATCGCGCATCTGCGGGTCCCCGACAAGCTGCTTGCGATGACGCCGGCCTGGGTTCCTTTTGCAACACAGCTGATCCTCATCACTGGCGTGTGCGAGATCGCAGGCGCAATTGCGCTGGTGACGAAGCCGCTGCGCTGGTGGGCGGGCGTTGCGCTCGCGCTCTATGCGCTTTGCGTATGGCCGGCCAACATCAAGCATGCCCTGGAGGGCATCGACCTTCCACCCATCCCCACCAGCTGGCTCTATCACGGGCCGCGGCTGGCGCTGCAGCCGGTGCTGATCTGGTGGGCTTTGTACTGCGCTGGCGTGATCGACTGGCCGCGGCGGCGTGACAAGGGGGATAGCGATCGCGCTGGGAGATGA
- a CDS encoding helix-turn-helix domain-containing protein — translation MTTVHVAASEPGAYFLSPNQIVPLLIGATVDEVERELVLQTLARCDGNRTRASRVLGLSVRTLRNKIRLYAASGIEVPAYHD, via the coding sequence ATGACCACTGTTCATGTCGCTGCGTCCGAACCGGGCGCATATTTCCTTTCACCGAACCAGATCGTTCCGCTGCTGATCGGCGCGACCGTCGACGAGGTCGAGCGCGAGCTCGTGCTCCAGACGCTCGCACGCTGCGACGGCAATCGCACGCGCGCATCGCGCGTGCTCGGCCTCTCGGTGCGCACGCTGCGCAACAAGATCAGGCTCTACGCCGCCTCCGGCATCGAGGTGCCGGCCTACCACGACTAG
- a CDS encoding alpha/beta fold hydrolase encodes MKASCAPLSAILLSVSLSAISTSAWAADYPAPKQGDWVARDFKFHTGETMPELKLHYTTVGEPGGEPVLVLHGTGGSGASMLSPAFAGELFGAGQPLDASKYYIIIPDNIGHGKSSKPSDGMKTSFPKYDYDDMVEAQYRLVTEGLGVKHLRLVIGNSMGGMHTWLWGEKYPKAMDALIPMASQPTEMASRNWMLRRIMLDTIRSDPDYNAGNYTGQPRMMKYAITAYGIASIGGTLAYQSQAPTAAKADKIVDERLAMPITADANDFVYQWESSHDYNAGEKLEAIEASLLLINSADDERNPPETGITDAAMTRVKNGKLYLIPASTETRGHGTTGNAKFYSEQVRQFLQAAPQQTIESARR; translated from the coding sequence ATGAAAGCTTCTTGCGCGCCGCTGTCAGCCATTCTGTTGTCCGTCTCTTTGTCGGCCATCTCGACGTCCGCATGGGCGGCCGACTATCCGGCGCCGAAACAGGGCGACTGGGTCGCCAGGGATTTCAAGTTCCACACCGGCGAGACCATGCCGGAGCTGAAGCTGCACTACACCACGGTGGGTGAGCCGGGCGGCGAGCCGGTCCTTGTGCTGCACGGCACCGGCGGCTCGGGCGCGAGCATGCTGTCACCCGCCTTTGCCGGCGAGCTGTTCGGCGCGGGGCAGCCACTGGATGCCTCCAAATATTACATCATCATCCCCGACAATATCGGTCATGGCAAATCGTCAAAACCGTCCGACGGGATGAAGACGAGCTTCCCGAAATACGATTACGACGACATGGTCGAGGCCCAGTATCGCCTGGTGACGGAAGGGCTCGGAGTCAAGCACCTGCGGCTGGTCATCGGCAATTCGATGGGCGGCATGCACACCTGGCTGTGGGGCGAGAAATATCCGAAGGCGATGGACGCGCTGATCCCGATGGCCTCGCAGCCGACCGAGATGGCGTCGCGCAACTGGATGCTGCGGCGGATCATGCTCGACACCATCCGCAGCGATCCCGACTACAATGCCGGCAATTACACCGGCCAGCCGCGCATGATGAAATACGCCATCACCGCCTACGGCATCGCGAGCATCGGTGGAACGCTGGCCTATCAATCGCAGGCGCCGACGGCGGCGAAGGCCGATAAGATCGTCGACGAGCGGCTGGCCATGCCGATCACGGCAGATGCCAACGACTTCGTCTACCAGTGGGAGTCTTCGCATGACTACAATGCCGGCGAGAAGCTAGAGGCCATCGAAGCATCGCTGCTGCTGATCAATTCCGCCGATGACGAGCGCAACCCGCCGGAGACCGGCATCACGGACGCTGCGATGACGCGGGTCAAGAACGGCAAACTGTATCTCATCCCGGCCAGCACCGAGACGCGCGGCCACGGCACCACCGGGAACGCAAAATTCTACAGCGAGCAGGTCCGGCAGTTTCTGCAAGCCGCGCCGCAGCAAACGATCGAATCTGCGCGCCGCTGA
- a CDS encoding SDR family oxidoreductase: protein MARELEGKVAAVTGAASGIGLASTEAMLAAGARVVMVDRDEAALNALCSKHGDAVIPLLVDLLDPKDCATLLPRVLEQAGQLDILHANAGTYVGGDLVDADTMAIDRMLNLNVNVVMKNVHDVLPHMIARGTGDIIVTSSLAAHFPTPWEPVYASSKWAVNCFVQTVRRQVFKHGIRVGSISPGPVVSALLADWPPEKLKEARNSGSLLEASDVAEVVMFMLTRPRGMTIRDVVMLPTNFDL, encoded by the coding sequence ATGGCGAGAGAGTTGGAAGGCAAGGTTGCGGCCGTGACCGGGGCTGCGTCGGGCATCGGATTGGCCAGCACCGAGGCGATGTTGGCCGCGGGCGCGCGCGTGGTGATGGTCGATCGCGACGAGGCCGCGCTCAACGCGCTCTGCAGCAAGCACGGCGATGCCGTGATCCCGCTGCTGGTCGACCTGCTGGACCCAAAGGACTGTGCAACGCTGCTGCCGCGCGTTCTGGAGCAGGCCGGGCAGCTCGACATCCTGCATGCGAATGCCGGCACATATGTCGGTGGCGATCTGGTCGATGCCGATACCATGGCGATCGACCGGATGCTGAACCTGAATGTCAACGTCGTGATGAAGAACGTGCACGACGTGCTGCCGCACATGATCGCGCGCGGGACCGGCGACATCATCGTCACGAGCTCGCTGGCGGCGCATTTTCCGACGCCATGGGAGCCGGTCTACGCGTCGTCCAAATGGGCAGTCAACTGCTTCGTGCAGACGGTGCGGCGCCAAGTCTTCAAGCACGGCATCCGCGTCGGCTCGATTTCGCCCGGCCCCGTCGTCAGCGCCCTGCTGGCGGACTGGCCGCCGGAGAAGCTGAAGGAAGCCAGGAACTCCGGAAGCCTGCTGGAGGCCAGCGACGTGGCTGAGGTCGTGATGTTCATGCTGACGCGGCCGCGTGGCATGACCATTCGCGACGTGGTGATGCTGCCGACCAATTTCGATCTCTAG
- a CDS encoding RidA family protein: MPIQHFAPPPHVKAPPLSFATRAGDLLFVSGIPGFDATGALPDGFEAQFANVAVNIKRVLAEAGAEIRDLVKVNVLLTRASDVAAMNALYAGTFGPPPYPARTTCVVHALPDPKMLIEIEAVASLAKG, translated from the coding sequence ATGCCGATCCAGCATTTCGCACCCCCGCCGCACGTCAAGGCACCGCCGCTGTCCTTTGCCACGCGCGCCGGCGATCTCCTGTTCGTCTCCGGCATTCCCGGCTTCGACGCGACCGGCGCGCTGCCCGACGGCTTCGAGGCGCAGTTCGCCAACGTCGCCGTCAACATCAAGCGCGTGCTGGCGGAGGCCGGCGCCGAGATCCGCGATCTCGTCAAGGTCAACGTCTTGCTGACCCGCGCCTCGGACGTCGCCGCCATGAACGCGCTCTATGCCGGCACCTTCGGCCCGCCGCCCTACCCCGCCCGCACCACCTGCGTGGTCCACGCGCTGCCCGATCCGAAGATGCTGATCGAGATCGAGGCGGTGGCGTCGCTGGCCAAGGGCTAG
- a CDS encoding lytic murein transglycosylase, with translation MMRRVLIAAVIAVTCGLSPARAADAAFTQFIASLWPEAEAAGVSRATFERETRGLEPDYKLPDLILPGRPATGAPSQAEFVQVPADYVREASIARLAGEGQRLLQKYRQALTEIEKSSGVPATVMLAIWGRETDYGRYTLPYDLVRVLATQAYVGRRKDTYRNEFILSLKILGDGVVTRKDMRSSWAGATGLTQFLPSEYYKHGVDFDRDGRIDIWHSVPDALASAAQQLVNKGWQSGVRWAYEVQAPAKVDCTAGVPEVTKPIGQWLREGFVPVRGQKLTAAEQAQPASLLQPEGIYGPSFLTTKNYFVIKEYNFSDLYVLFVGHLADRMTSPQPFATPWSASKQLRTRDVEAMQRGLTRVGLYKDKIDGKAGMQTRAALGAYQKSAGLKVDCWPSEEVLRSIQATR, from the coding sequence ATGATGCGGCGGGTGCTCATAGCTGCGGTGATCGCCGTCACCTGCGGCCTGTCGCCCGCCCGCGCTGCCGACGCCGCCTTCACGCAGTTCATCGCCTCGCTGTGGCCGGAGGCGGAAGCTGCCGGTGTGTCGCGCGCGACGTTCGAGCGAGAGACGCGCGGCCTCGAGCCTGACTACAAGCTGCCGGATCTGATCCTGCCGGGGCGGCCCGCGACCGGGGCGCCGTCACAGGCCGAGTTCGTGCAGGTGCCGGCCGACTATGTCAGGGAAGCCTCGATCGCGCGGCTTGCGGGCGAGGGGCAGCGGCTGCTGCAGAAATATCGTCAGGCCCTGACCGAGATCGAGAAGAGCTCCGGCGTGCCGGCCACCGTCATGCTGGCGATCTGGGGCCGCGAGACCGACTATGGCCGCTACACACTGCCCTACGATCTCGTCCGTGTGCTGGCGACGCAGGCCTATGTCGGCCGCCGCAAGGACACCTATCGCAACGAGTTCATCCTCTCGCTGAAAATTCTCGGTGACGGCGTGGTGACACGCAAGGACATGCGCTCGTCCTGGGCCGGCGCGACCGGGCTCACGCAATTCCTGCCGTCCGAATATTACAAGCACGGCGTCGATTTCGACCGCGACGGCCGCATCGACATCTGGCATTCGGTGCCCGATGCGCTGGCTTCCGCCGCGCAGCAGCTCGTCAACAAGGGCTGGCAGAGCGGCGTGCGCTGGGCTTACGAGGTGCAGGCACCGGCCAAGGTCGATTGCACCGCTGGCGTGCCCGAGGTGACGAAGCCGATCGGACAGTGGCTGCGCGAAGGCTTTGTGCCGGTGCGTGGACAAAAGCTCACTGCCGCCGAGCAGGCGCAGCCGGCCTCGCTGCTGCAACCGGAAGGGATCTACGGCCCGTCCTTCCTGACCACGAAGAACTACTTTGTCATCAAGGAATACAATTTCTCCGATCTCTATGTGCTGTTCGTCGGCCATCTCGCCGACCGCATGACGAGCCCGCAACCGTTCGCGACGCCGTGGTCTGCCTCGAAGCAATTGCGAACCAGGGATGTCGAGGCGATGCAGCGCGGGCTCACGCGCGTCGGGCTCTACAAGGACAAGATCGACGGCAAGGCCGGCATGCAGACGCGCGCTGCGCTCGGCGCCTACCAGAAGTCCGCAGGCCTCAAGGTCGATTGCTGGCCGAGCGAAGAGGTGCTGCGCTCGATCCAGGCGACGCGATAG
- the bfr gene encoding bacterioferritin yields MQGDAKVIDYLNKALRHELTAINQYWLHYRFLDNWGLRDMSKVWRKESIEEMEHADKLTERILFFDGFPNMQVLDPLRIGQNVKEIIECDLAAEMSARALYQEAATYCHSVKDYVTRDLFEKLMSDEEHHIDFLETQLDLIGRIGLELYTQKHVGGLEGDGH; encoded by the coding sequence ATGCAGGGCGACGCAAAAGTTATCGATTATCTCAACAAGGCACTGCGTCACGAGCTGACTGCGATCAACCAGTATTGGCTGCACTACCGCTTCCTCGACAATTGGGGCCTGCGGGACATGTCCAAGGTGTGGCGCAAGGAGTCCATCGAGGAGATGGAGCACGCCGACAAGCTCACCGAGCGGATCCTGTTCTTCGACGGCTTCCCGAACATGCAGGTGCTCGATCCCTTGCGTATCGGCCAGAACGTCAAGGAGATCATCGAGTGCGATCTCGCCGCCGAGATGAGCGCGCGGGCGCTCTACCAGGAAGCGGCGACCTACTGCCACAGCGTCAAGGACTACGTCACACGCGACCTGTTCGAGAAGCTGATGAGCGACGAGGAGCACCACATTGACTTCCTCGAGACCCAGCTCGACCTGATCGGCCGCATCGGCCTCGAGCTCTATACCCAGAAGCACGTTGGTGGGCTCGAGGGCGACGGGCACTAG
- a CDS encoding SDR family NAD(P)-dependent oxidoreductase → MALLANHIAIVTGAGSGIGRAIASGYAREGAQVVLLDVNADTVAEAAEEIRKSGGKAESFALDVTKRDDCFALAKQVADKVGQVSILVNNAGITRRNAFTAEPETVAKDWNDIISLNLNGVFNMTQAFLSPLRAAKGRIVNIGSIQSFVHLRTPSSAAYTTSKHGVLGFTKALAVELGKDGVRVNAIGPGFIETNINANVRATNPALVQAFVDHTPLARTGKPEDIVGPAIFLASDMSSYVTGTIVMVDGGYRTV, encoded by the coding sequence ATGGCGTTGCTCGCGAACCACATCGCAATCGTCACGGGCGCCGGATCCGGCATCGGCCGGGCCATCGCGTCCGGCTACGCCCGCGAGGGCGCGCAGGTGGTGTTGCTCGACGTCAACGCCGACACGGTCGCGGAAGCCGCCGAGGAGATCCGCAAGTCCGGCGGCAAGGCCGAGAGCTTTGCGCTCGACGTGACCAAGCGCGACGATTGCTTTGCGCTCGCCAAGCAGGTCGCCGACAAGGTCGGGCAGGTCTCGATTCTCGTCAACAATGCCGGCATCACCCGCCGCAACGCCTTCACCGCGGAGCCGGAGACGGTGGCGAAGGACTGGAACGACATCATCTCGCTCAACCTCAACGGCGTCTTCAACATGACGCAGGCGTTCCTCAGCCCCTTGCGCGCAGCCAAGGGCCGCATCGTCAATATCGGCTCGATCCAGTCCTTCGTGCATCTGCGCACGCCGAGCTCGGCGGCCTACACCACCTCGAAACACGGCGTGCTCGGCTTCACCAAGGCGCTCGCGGTCGAGCTCGGCAAGGACGGCGTGCGCGTCAATGCGATCGGGCCGGGCTTCATCGAGACCAATATCAACGCCAATGTCCGCGCGACGAATCCAGCGCTGGTGCAGGCCTTCGTCGATCACACCCCGCTGGCGCGCACCGGCAAGCCCGAAGACATCGTGGGTCCCGCGATCTTCCTTGCGTCGGACATGTCGTCCTACGTCACGGGAACGATCGTGATGGTGGACGGCGGATACCGCACGGTGTGA
- a CDS encoding glutathione S-transferase family protein: MLTLYSYPELFGVADNNGYGLKVYAFLKLAGVPFVHEHVFDASAAPRGQLPYIVDDGETIGDSETIIAHATAKYRLTIDAALTAEQRRTNHFVTRMLDDLYWVMSYSRWKDERYYPAFRDAFIAQHKQIDAAGFEKAKAYNAQRYHFQGIGRYTPEQAYARGLADLQVLAEIVPAAGFVHGAAPTSVDAGIYGFIANIYYFPIPTPLKAFVDAHENLVAHCERVHAMVTGT; this comes from the coding sequence ATGCTGACCCTCTACTCCTATCCAGAGCTGTTCGGCGTCGCCGACAACAACGGCTACGGCCTCAAGGTCTATGCTTTCCTGAAGCTCGCGGGCGTACCGTTCGTGCATGAGCACGTGTTCGATGCCTCCGCCGCACCGCGCGGGCAGCTGCCCTATATCGTGGACGACGGCGAGACGATCGGCGACAGCGAGACCATCATCGCGCACGCGACCGCGAAATACCGCCTGACCATCGATGCAGCGCTAACTGCCGAGCAAAGGCGGACCAACCACTTCGTCACGCGCATGCTCGACGACCTCTATTGGGTGATGTCGTATTCACGCTGGAAGGACGAGCGCTATTATCCCGCGTTCCGCGACGCCTTCATCGCCCAGCACAAGCAGATCGACGCGGCAGGATTCGAGAAGGCGAAAGCGTATAATGCGCAGCGCTACCATTTCCAGGGCATCGGCCGCTACACGCCCGAGCAGGCCTATGCGCGGGGGCTTGCCGATCTGCAGGTGCTGGCGGAGATCGTGCCGGCGGCCGGCTTCGTGCACGGCGCGGCGCCAACAAGCGTCGATGCCGGCATCTACGGCTTCATCGCCAACATCTACTACTTTCCAATCCCTACGCCGCTGAAGGCCTTCGTCGATGCACATGAAAACCTCGTCGCCCATTGCGAGAGGGTGCATGCGATGGTGACGGGAACGTAG
- a CDS encoding bacterioferritin-associated ferredoxin — MIVCSCNVLSDDDIRAAVAESDDAVRHAKQVYGCLGCSAECGRCARTIKTIIDEALGPCASSCCSGCPHNHSVAANDETAQLAEFALAAC; from the coding sequence ATGATCGTTTGTTCCTGTAACGTGCTGAGCGATGACGACATCCGCGCCGCCGTCGCCGAGTCCGACGACGCCGTGCGCCATGCCAAGCAGGTCTATGGATGTCTCGGCTGTAGCGCCGAATGCGGCCGCTGCGCCCGGACGATCAAGACCATTATCGATGAAGCGCTCGGCCCCTGTGCCTCGTCCTGCTGCTCCGGCTGTCCGCACAATCACAGTGTGGCCGCCAATGACGAGACGGCCCAGCTGGCCGAGTTCGCCCTCGCGGCCTGCTGA
- a CDS encoding molecular chaperone DnaJ: MMERLESWKLALERLRSVDGADWAEAGRLVAEIARMSTDTMLRQAAEQALPVLRQAVDNDDHSVTLAARRRLGVVLDVVHDLTAPRFGRRNAAPKKLSSEDRARKVLGLPLAVQLTCEDINQAYRRAAKGMHPDRGGSAEAFIDLAAARDLLIHPRAHKDA, translated from the coding sequence ATGATGGAACGGCTTGAATCCTGGAAACTCGCACTGGAACGCCTGCGGTCGGTGGACGGCGCCGATTGGGCCGAGGCCGGCCGGCTCGTGGCCGAGATCGCGCGGATGAGCACCGACACCATGCTGCGCCAGGCTGCCGAGCAGGCACTTCCGGTGCTGCGCCAGGCCGTGGACAATGACGATCACAGCGTCACGCTGGCGGCCCGGCGTCGTCTTGGCGTGGTGCTCGATGTCGTCCATGATCTGACCGCGCCGCGCTTCGGGCGCCGCAATGCTGCGCCGAAAAAATTGTCCAGCGAGGATCGCGCCCGCAAGGTGCTCGGCCTGCCGCTCGCGGTGCAGCTTACCTGCGAGGACATCAACCAGGCCTATCGCCGCGCCGCCAAGGGCATGCACCCCGACCGGGGCGGCAGCGCGGAAGCGTTCATCGATCTCGCCGCCGCGCGCGATCTCCTGATCCATCCCCGCGCCCACAAGGACGCGTGA
- a CDS encoding glutathione S-transferase family protein — translation MPPTITAFANSPDRGKGQARDMRLRWALEEVGQPYDVRLVSFAALKDPAHLALHPFGQIPTFEDDDLALFESGAIVLHIAERHAGLLPTEPNARARATAWMFAALSTLEPPIVELGMAMLFERDKSWYAERLTMLRDRVRVRLGDLSRHLGDADWLDGAFSAGDLMMVTVLRRLNASGLLDEYPDIAAYVARCEARPAFMRAFDAQLAIFTAASKGSQDP, via the coding sequence ATGCCTCCCACCATCACCGCCTTCGCAAACTCGCCCGACCGCGGCAAGGGCCAGGCGCGCGACATGCGGCTGCGCTGGGCGCTGGAGGAAGTCGGCCAGCCTTATGATGTCCGCCTGGTGTCGTTCGCGGCGCTGAAGGACCCGGCCCATCTCGCGCTACATCCGTTCGGGCAAATCCCGACCTTCGAGGACGATGACCTCGCCCTGTTCGAGTCCGGCGCGATCGTGCTCCATATCGCGGAGCGCCATGCCGGGCTGCTGCCGACGGAGCCGAACGCCCGCGCACGCGCGACCGCGTGGATGTTTGCCGCGCTGAGCACGCTGGAGCCGCCGATCGTCGAGCTCGGGATGGCCATGCTGTTCGAGCGCGACAAGAGCTGGTACGCGGAGCGGCTGACCATGCTCAGGGATCGCGTCCGTGTCAGGCTCGGCGATTTGTCCCGCCACCTCGGCGATGCCGACTGGCTCGACGGTGCGTTCAGCGCCGGCGATCTCATGATGGTGACAGTGCTGCGCCGGTTGAACGCGTCAGGCCTGCTGGACGAATATCCTGATATCGCCGCCTATGTCGCCCGCTGCGAAGCGCGGCCCGCGTTCATGCGCGCTTTCGACGCGCAATTGGCGATATTCACCGCTGCATCGAAGGGTTCGCAGGACCCTTAG